A stretch of the Panicum virgatum strain AP13 chromosome 9N, P.virgatum_v5, whole genome shotgun sequence genome encodes the following:
- the LOC120692773 gene encoding cell division cycle-associated protein 7-like, with protein sequence MGRLSAKSDYECLRDARISENMARMEMLGLLRCAGELSNIACSASSNRAAGSATPRNRKPPRPRAMSMTPLRRSIRLAAATPTGSPSTNRRSARLNGQSVQHKALPPKGALSKLAAAAAEETDDDDDDDEENLALLVDKKRVQALQERRCDSKGRGGVYDPVLGICCHFCRQKKLCGEEDCKRCGKGDLKQPCLGKTDCSSCHSSNGILCRACLKVRYGEEMEEVRKNKDWMCPHCIEEKGIKKFWICNSSFCLKKRKIPPTGIAIYNAREQGYESVAHLLMDRLKRQAF encoded by the exons atgggGAGGCTCAGCGCCAAGTCCGACTACGAGTGCCTCCGCGACGCTCGCATCTCCGAGAACATG GCCCGAATGGAGATGCTCGGCCTGCTCCGCTGCGCGGGGGAGCTCAGCAACATCGCCTGCTCCGCCTCCAGCAACCGCGCGGCCGGGAGCGCGACCCCCCGGAATCGGAAGCCCCCCAGGCCGCGGGCGATGAGCATGaccccgctccgccgctccatccgcctcgccgccgcgacgccgacTGGATCCCCGTCGACGAACCGCCGCTCCGCCCGGTTGAACGGGCAGTCTGTTCAGCACAAGGCGCTGCCTCCCAAAG GAGCTTTGAGTAagttggcggcggccgcggcggaggagacagacgatgacgatgacgatgacgagGAGAATCTGGCGTTGTTGGTGGACAAGAAGAGGGTGCAGGCGCTTCAGGAGAGGCGATGCGACAGCAAGGGAAGGGGAGGCGTGTACGACCCTGTTCTTGGGATCTGTTGCcatttctgcag GCAGAAGAAATTGTGCGGCGAGGAGGACTGCAAGCGCTGCGGGAAAGGTGATCTGAAGCAGCCGTGCTTAG GAAAGACGGATTGTTCATCTTGTCATTCTTCGAATGGGATACTCTGCCGTGCTTGCCTGAAAGTTAGGTACGGCGAAG AGATGGAAGAGGTGAGGAAGAACAAGGATTGGATGTGCCCTCACTGCATTGAGGAGAAGGGTATCAAGAAGTTCTGGATATGCAACAG CTCCTTCTgtctgaagaagaggaagatacCACCAACTGGGATTGCCATATACAATG CAAGGGAACAAGGATACGAATCAGTTGCGCACCTTCtcatggacaggctgaagcgaCAAGCATTCTGA
- the LOC120692774 gene encoding uncharacterized protein LOC120692774 isoform X1, protein MGKRGNESDYESLRDARIAENKARFEMLGLRCAKEELNAMVAPARRSYTYKQYATGPPRRSPRLNGQAVKHQALPLAGVLGKAMAVVVEEKEEEEGEESDHGAPAVVDEQMDTDGKGMGDVYDSVPMETAISAGTHTFAELLQPYIYFIQGGRAARMIAWNET, encoded by the exons atggggaaGCGCGGCAACGAGTCCGACTACGAGAGCCTCCGCGACGCCCGCATCGCCGAGAACAAG GCTCGGTTTGAGATGCTCGGGCTGCGCTGCGCCAAGGAGGAGCTCAACGCAATGgtcgcccccgcgcgccgcagCTACACCTACAAGCAGTACGCCACGGGCCCGCCCCGCCGCTCCCCGCGGCTGAACGGGCAGGCCGTGAAGCACCAGGCGCTGCCTCTCGCAG GGGTTCTGGGCAAGGCGATGGCTGTGGTGGTGGAGgagaaagaggaagaagagggggagGAGAGCGATCACGGTGCGCCGGCGGTCGTCGACGAGCAGATGGACACTGACGGCAAGGGGATGGGGGACGTGTACGACTCTGTTCCTATGGAAACTGCCATTTCTGCAGGTACTCACACCTTTGCTGAATTGCTCCAACCATATATATACTTTATTCA AGGAGGTCGTGCAGCGCGGATGATTGCGTGGAATGAGACCTGA
- the LOC120692774 gene encoding uncharacterized protein LOC120692774 isoform X2, whose amino-acid sequence MGKRGNESDYESLRDARIAENKARFEMLGLRCAKEELNAMVAPARRSYTYKQYATGPPRRSPRLNGQAVKHQALPLAGVLGKAMAVVVEEKEEEEGEESDHGAPAVVDEQMDTDGKGMGDVYDSVPMETAISAEEVVQRG is encoded by the exons atggggaaGCGCGGCAACGAGTCCGACTACGAGAGCCTCCGCGACGCCCGCATCGCCGAGAACAAG GCTCGGTTTGAGATGCTCGGGCTGCGCTGCGCCAAGGAGGAGCTCAACGCAATGgtcgcccccgcgcgccgcagCTACACCTACAAGCAGTACGCCACGGGCCCGCCCCGCCGCTCCCCGCGGCTGAACGGGCAGGCCGTGAAGCACCAGGCGCTGCCTCTCGCAG GGGTTCTGGGCAAGGCGATGGCTGTGGTGGTGGAGgagaaagaggaagaagagggggagGAGAGCGATCACGGTGCGCCGGCGGTCGTCGACGAGCAGATGGACACTGACGGCAAGGGGATGGGGGACGTGTACGACTCTGTTCCTATGGAAACTGCCATTTCTGCAG AGGAGGTCGTGCAGCGCGGATGA